One Glycine max cultivar Williams 82 chromosome 4, Glycine_max_v4.0, whole genome shotgun sequence DNA segment encodes these proteins:
- the LOC100797246 gene encoding uncharacterized protein produces the protein MEVSCKILRRSIHSFLQNYHYFTSTAAFLALPFSASIILSQAFVPASSSLLPQIHGHLRTLFDAAGFPSTSQLFTILNLKVSQTITSSIFTLPFTLTFLLIAKASIIQALSHHKPTLPTSFTSILYHYKPLLLTYIYNSFFILSANASCFCLLFLAFTFAEGLGYTSSSSTLLMSAASAVLYSVILANAFVICNMSLTLSGMEGHGGYMAILKACVMLRGRTSMALFLALPANVGLAAIEALFQFRVVRAYHNGEMSSWPFMALEAIFIAYLYSVFITIDTIVSCKFYKSCKVGLRGDQEDKHFMRIEFPEEDSCGYLVLKNFEELPK, from the coding sequence ATGGAGGTTTCATGCAAAATTTTGAGAAGATCAATTCAcagttttcttcaaaactacCACTATTTCACCTCAACTGCAGCTTTTCTAGCCCTTCCTTTCTCAGCATCAATAATCCTATCACAAGCTTTTGTGCCAGCCTCTTCATCCCTCTTGCCTCAGATACACGGTCACCTAAGGACTCTCTTTGATGCTGCAGGCTTTCCTTCCACATCACAATTGTTTACCATTCTCAACCTTAAGGTTTCTCAAACAATCACTTCCTCAATCTTCACCCTTCCTTTCACTCTCACATTCCTCCTCATTGCAAAAGCATCCATAATTCAAGCTCTAAGTCACCACAAACCAACTTTGCCAACTTCCTTCACTTCCATCTTGTACCATTACAAGCCTCTTCTCCTCACCTATATCTACAACTCTTTCTTCATTCtctcagcaaatgcatcttgcttttgcctcctcTTTTTGGCCTTCACATTTGCTGAAGGGCTGGGATACACTTCATCAAGTTCCACACTTTTAATGTCTGCTGCATCTGCAGTTCTCTATTCTGTGATCCTTGCCAATGCATTTGTGATTTGCAACATGTCACTGACACTGTCTGGCATGGAGGGACATGGAGGGTACATGGCAATTCTGAAGGCCTGTGTTATGCTAAGGGGAAGGACATCAATGGCTTTGTTCCTGGCACTGCCTGCCAATGTAGGCCTTGCTGCCATTGAGGCTTTGTTCCAGTTCAGGGTTGTAAGAGCCTATCACAATGGTGAAATGTCATCATGGCCTTTTATGGCTTTAGAGGCCATTTTCATTGCCTATTTGTACTCAGTTTTCATCACCATTGACACAATTGTGAGCTGCAAGTTTTACAAAAGCTGCAAGGTGGGATTGAGGGGTGATCAGGAAGACAAGCATTTTATGAGGATTGAATTCCCAGAGGAAGACAGTTGTGGTTACTTGGTATTGAAGAATTTTGAAGAACTACCTAAGTAA